In a single window of the Nilaparvata lugens isolate BPH chromosome 1, ASM1435652v1, whole genome shotgun sequence genome:
- the LOC111053205 gene encoding DNA mismatch repair protein Mlh1 isoform X3, protein MNVPGAIRKLDETLVNRIAAGEVIQRPANAIKELLENSLDAKSTNIQITVKSGGLKMLQIQDDGCGIRKDDLGIVCERFTTSKLTQFEDLSSISTFGFRGEALASISHVAHLTITTKTSNDQCAYKAMYEDGRLKAPPKPCAGNQGTQILAEDLFYNVSTRRKALKNPSEEHSRIADVVSRYAIHNPHVGFSLKKHGENLAEIRTKANSTHVDNIKCIFGNSVSRELLEVECVEEGLKFKLHGFISNANYSTKKQIFLLFINHRLVDSTGLRRALDSVYSLYLPKGAHPFLYLSLELDPRNVDVNVHPTKHEVHFLHEDSIIERVKQAIEAKLSGANTSRVFQTQVKVPAINESLKPVERSATTAPSHLVRTDSGAQKLDKFFNVVSSPSSSCSPSSQPKSSSSSQTNKRKIRLTSVLTLRKAIEDSEHKELRRILGNMIFVGCVDATRALLQHEKSLFLCNTKKLAEEMFYQIMLYEFGNLGEIRFTNQLALAKLCKMGLDSPAAGWTDDDEAGKKEDYSKQVEQLLVSKAPMLKDYFSIDIDQEGNLKTIPLLLDNYTPDLGGLPWYIVQLACEVNWDNEKECFESFCRETAKFYSKIATNNVT, encoded by the exons ATGAATGTACCGGGAGCAATTAGAAAATTGGACGAAACATTGGTTAATCGAATTGCTGCCGGAGAAGTTATTCAAAGACCAGCAAATGCAATAAAAGAACTGCTAGAGAATAG TTTGGATGCAAAATCAACGAATATACAAATCACTGTGAAAAGTGGAGGCTTGAAGATGCTGCAG ATCCAAGACGATGGTTGCGGAATTCGAAAAGATGATTTGGGCATAGTATGTGAGCGGTTCACAACTAGTAAGCTCACGCAATTTGAAGATTTAAGTTCAATTTCAACATTTGGTTTCCGGGGAGAAGCACTCGCCAGTATCAGTCATGTTGCTCATCTCACAATTACAACCAAGACTTCAAATGATCAATGTGCTTACAA AGCAATGTACGAAGACGGCAGACTCAAAGCACCCCCAAAGCCATGTGCTGGCAATCAGGGTACACAAATATTAGCAGAAGATCTGTTTTATAATGTATCCACCAGAAGAAAAGCTCTGAAGAATCCCAGTGAAGAGCATTCTAGGATTGCTGATGTT GTGAGCAGATATGCCATTCACAACCCACATGTGGGGTTCTCTCTAAAAAAACATGGTGAAAATTTGGCAGAGATTCGAACAAAAGCGAATTCAACTCATGTTGATAACATTAAATGCATTTTTGGTAATAGTGTTTCAAG AGAACTATTAGAAGTGGAATGCGTAGAGGAAGGGCTGAAATTCAAACTGCATGGTTTTATATCAAACGCAAACTACTCAACAAAGAAGCAGATATTTTTGCTGTTTATCAATCATCGTCTTGTTGACTCAACAG GTTTGCGTAGAGCTCTGGACTCCGTTTACAGCTTATATCTGCCGAAAGGTGCCCATCCATTTCTATATTTAAGCTTGGAATTGGATCCGAGAAATGTTGATGTGAATGTTCACCCAACGAAACATGAAGTTCATTTTCTCCACGAGGACTCAATTATAGAGAGAGTGAAGCAGGCCATTGAGGCCAAATTATCGGGCGCCAACACTTCCAGAGTCTTCCAAACACAG GTAAAAGTTCCGGCAATCAATGAAAGTTTGAAGCCTGTAGAAAGAAGTGCAACCACCGCTCCAAGTCATTTGGTTCGGACCGATTCTGGCGCTCAAAAGTTGGACAAGTTTTTCAATGTAGTTTCCTCTCCATCTTCCAGCTGCTCTCCCTCGTCGCAACCAAAATCTTCATCGTCGTCTCAGACAAATaa GAGGAAGATTCGTTTGACTAGTGTTCTCACTCTGCGAAAGGCGATTGAAGATAGTGAACATAAAGAGCTCCGAAGAATTCTCGGCAATATGATATTTGTTGGTTGTGTGGACGCAACTCGAGCTCTCTTGCAGCATGAGAAATCGTTGTTCCTCTGCAATACTAAGAAACTAGC tgaAGAAATGTTTTACCAGATAATGCTGTACGAATTTGGAAATCTTGGCGAGATTAGATTCACG AATCAGTTAGCATTGGCTAAATTGTGTAAAATGGGGTTGGACTCACCTGCGGCTGGTTGGACTGATGACGACGAGGCGGGCAAAAAAGAGGATTACTCGAAGCAGGTCGAGCAATTGCTTGTCTCGAAGGCTCCAATGTTGAAAGATTACTTTTCAATCGATATTGATCAGGAAGGGAATTTGAAAACCATTCCCTTACTTTTAG ATAATTACACTCCTGACCTTGGTGGGTTGCCATGGTACATAGTACAACTTGCCTGTGAAGTGAACTGGGATAATGAAAAGGAATGCTTTGAATCATTTTGCAGGGAAACAGCCAAGTTCTACAGTAAAATTGCTACTAACAATGTt ACCTGA
- the LOC111053205 gene encoding DNA mismatch repair protein Mlh1 isoform X1 has protein sequence MNVPGAIRKLDETLVNRIAAGEVIQRPANAIKELLENSLDAKSTNIQITVKSGGLKMLQIQDDGCGIRKDDLGIVCERFTTSKLTQFEDLSSISTFGFRGEALASISHVAHLTITTKTSNDQCAYKAMYEDGRLKAPPKPCAGNQGTQILAEDLFYNVSTRRKALKNPSEEHSRIADVVSRYAIHNPHVGFSLKKHGENLAEIRTKANSTHVDNIKCIFGNSVSRELLEVECVEEGLKFKLHGFISNANYSTKKQIFLLFINHRLVDSTGLRRALDSVYSLYLPKGAHPFLYLSLELDPRNVDVNVHPTKHEVHFLHEDSIIERVKQAIEAKLSGANTSRVFQTQVKVPAINESLKPVERSATTAPSHLVRTDSGAQKLDKFFNVVSSPSSSCSPSSQPKSSSSSQTNKRKIRLTSVLTLRKAIEDSEHKELRRILGNMIFVGCVDATRALLQHEKSLFLCNTKKLAEEMFYQIMLYEFGNLGEIRFTNQLALAKLCKMGLDSPAAGWTDDDEAGKKEDYSKQVEQLLVSKAPMLKDYFSIDIDQEGNLKTIPLLLDNYTPDLGGLPWYIVQLACEVNWDNEKECFESFCRETAKFYSKIATNNVDNEAKEYDWKWTIEHVLYSTLRSCFIPPRRYAEDGTILQIANLPDLYKVFERC, from the exons ATGAATGTACCGGGAGCAATTAGAAAATTGGACGAAACATTGGTTAATCGAATTGCTGCCGGAGAAGTTATTCAAAGACCAGCAAATGCAATAAAAGAACTGCTAGAGAATAG TTTGGATGCAAAATCAACGAATATACAAATCACTGTGAAAAGTGGAGGCTTGAAGATGCTGCAG ATCCAAGACGATGGTTGCGGAATTCGAAAAGATGATTTGGGCATAGTATGTGAGCGGTTCACAACTAGTAAGCTCACGCAATTTGAAGATTTAAGTTCAATTTCAACATTTGGTTTCCGGGGAGAAGCACTCGCCAGTATCAGTCATGTTGCTCATCTCACAATTACAACCAAGACTTCAAATGATCAATGTGCTTACAA AGCAATGTACGAAGACGGCAGACTCAAAGCACCCCCAAAGCCATGTGCTGGCAATCAGGGTACACAAATATTAGCAGAAGATCTGTTTTATAATGTATCCACCAGAAGAAAAGCTCTGAAGAATCCCAGTGAAGAGCATTCTAGGATTGCTGATGTT GTGAGCAGATATGCCATTCACAACCCACATGTGGGGTTCTCTCTAAAAAAACATGGTGAAAATTTGGCAGAGATTCGAACAAAAGCGAATTCAACTCATGTTGATAACATTAAATGCATTTTTGGTAATAGTGTTTCAAG AGAACTATTAGAAGTGGAATGCGTAGAGGAAGGGCTGAAATTCAAACTGCATGGTTTTATATCAAACGCAAACTACTCAACAAAGAAGCAGATATTTTTGCTGTTTATCAATCATCGTCTTGTTGACTCAACAG GTTTGCGTAGAGCTCTGGACTCCGTTTACAGCTTATATCTGCCGAAAGGTGCCCATCCATTTCTATATTTAAGCTTGGAATTGGATCCGAGAAATGTTGATGTGAATGTTCACCCAACGAAACATGAAGTTCATTTTCTCCACGAGGACTCAATTATAGAGAGAGTGAAGCAGGCCATTGAGGCCAAATTATCGGGCGCCAACACTTCCAGAGTCTTCCAAACACAG GTAAAAGTTCCGGCAATCAATGAAAGTTTGAAGCCTGTAGAAAGAAGTGCAACCACCGCTCCAAGTCATTTGGTTCGGACCGATTCTGGCGCTCAAAAGTTGGACAAGTTTTTCAATGTAGTTTCCTCTCCATCTTCCAGCTGCTCTCCCTCGTCGCAACCAAAATCTTCATCGTCGTCTCAGACAAATaa GAGGAAGATTCGTTTGACTAGTGTTCTCACTCTGCGAAAGGCGATTGAAGATAGTGAACATAAAGAGCTCCGAAGAATTCTCGGCAATATGATATTTGTTGGTTGTGTGGACGCAACTCGAGCTCTCTTGCAGCATGAGAAATCGTTGTTCCTCTGCAATACTAAGAAACTAGC tgaAGAAATGTTTTACCAGATAATGCTGTACGAATTTGGAAATCTTGGCGAGATTAGATTCACG AATCAGTTAGCATTGGCTAAATTGTGTAAAATGGGGTTGGACTCACCTGCGGCTGGTTGGACTGATGACGACGAGGCGGGCAAAAAAGAGGATTACTCGAAGCAGGTCGAGCAATTGCTTGTCTCGAAGGCTCCAATGTTGAAAGATTACTTTTCAATCGATATTGATCAGGAAGGGAATTTGAAAACCATTCCCTTACTTTTAG ATAATTACACTCCTGACCTTGGTGGGTTGCCATGGTACATAGTACAACTTGCCTGTGAAGTGAACTGGGATAATGAAAAGGAATGCTTTGAATCATTTTGCAGGGAAACAGCCAAGTTCTACAGTAAAATTGCTACTAACAATGTt gaTAATGAAGCAAAAGAATATGATTGGAAATGGACCATTGAGCATGTTCTATATTCTACATTACGATCATGTTTTATTCCTCCACGACGCTACGCTGAAGATGGAACAATCTTACAAATAGCCAACTTGCCCGACCTGTATAAAGTATTTGAAAGATGTTGA
- the LOC111053205 gene encoding DNA mismatch repair protein Mlh1 isoform X2 — translation MNVPGAIRKLDETLVNRIAAGEVIQRPANAIKELLENSLDAKSTNIQITVKSGGLKMLQIQDDGCGIRKDDLGIVCERFTTSKLTQFEDLSSISTFGFRGEALASISHVAHLTITTKTSNDQCAYKAMYEDGRLKAPPKPCAGNQGTQILAEDLFYNVSTRRKALKNPSEEHSRIADVVSRYAIHNPHVGFSLKKHGENLAEIRTKANSTHVDNIKCIFGNSVSRELLEVECVEEGLKFKLHGFISNANYSTKKQIFLLFINHRLVDSTGLRRALDSVYSLYLPKGAHPFLYLSLELDPRNVDVNVHPTKHEVHFLHEDSIIERVKQAIEAKLSGANTSRVFQTQVKVPAINESLKPVERSATTAPSHLVRTDSGAQKLDKFFNVVSSPSSSCSPSSQPKSSSSSQTNKRKIRLTSVLTLRKAIEDSEHKELRRILGNMIFVGCVDATRALLQHEKSLFLCNTKKLAEEMFYQIMLYEFGNLGEIRFTNQLALAKLCKMGLDSPAAGWTDDDEAGKKEDYSKQVEQLLVSKAPMLKDYFSIDIDQEGNLKTIPLLLDNYTPDLGGLPWYIVQLACEVNWDNEKECFESFCRETAKFYSKIATNNVVSRPTHVFTKCSLEQPFTSMIFY, via the exons ATGAATGTACCGGGAGCAATTAGAAAATTGGACGAAACATTGGTTAATCGAATTGCTGCCGGAGAAGTTATTCAAAGACCAGCAAATGCAATAAAAGAACTGCTAGAGAATAG TTTGGATGCAAAATCAACGAATATACAAATCACTGTGAAAAGTGGAGGCTTGAAGATGCTGCAG ATCCAAGACGATGGTTGCGGAATTCGAAAAGATGATTTGGGCATAGTATGTGAGCGGTTCACAACTAGTAAGCTCACGCAATTTGAAGATTTAAGTTCAATTTCAACATTTGGTTTCCGGGGAGAAGCACTCGCCAGTATCAGTCATGTTGCTCATCTCACAATTACAACCAAGACTTCAAATGATCAATGTGCTTACAA AGCAATGTACGAAGACGGCAGACTCAAAGCACCCCCAAAGCCATGTGCTGGCAATCAGGGTACACAAATATTAGCAGAAGATCTGTTTTATAATGTATCCACCAGAAGAAAAGCTCTGAAGAATCCCAGTGAAGAGCATTCTAGGATTGCTGATGTT GTGAGCAGATATGCCATTCACAACCCACATGTGGGGTTCTCTCTAAAAAAACATGGTGAAAATTTGGCAGAGATTCGAACAAAAGCGAATTCAACTCATGTTGATAACATTAAATGCATTTTTGGTAATAGTGTTTCAAG AGAACTATTAGAAGTGGAATGCGTAGAGGAAGGGCTGAAATTCAAACTGCATGGTTTTATATCAAACGCAAACTACTCAACAAAGAAGCAGATATTTTTGCTGTTTATCAATCATCGTCTTGTTGACTCAACAG GTTTGCGTAGAGCTCTGGACTCCGTTTACAGCTTATATCTGCCGAAAGGTGCCCATCCATTTCTATATTTAAGCTTGGAATTGGATCCGAGAAATGTTGATGTGAATGTTCACCCAACGAAACATGAAGTTCATTTTCTCCACGAGGACTCAATTATAGAGAGAGTGAAGCAGGCCATTGAGGCCAAATTATCGGGCGCCAACACTTCCAGAGTCTTCCAAACACAG GTAAAAGTTCCGGCAATCAATGAAAGTTTGAAGCCTGTAGAAAGAAGTGCAACCACCGCTCCAAGTCATTTGGTTCGGACCGATTCTGGCGCTCAAAAGTTGGACAAGTTTTTCAATGTAGTTTCCTCTCCATCTTCCAGCTGCTCTCCCTCGTCGCAACCAAAATCTTCATCGTCGTCTCAGACAAATaa GAGGAAGATTCGTTTGACTAGTGTTCTCACTCTGCGAAAGGCGATTGAAGATAGTGAACATAAAGAGCTCCGAAGAATTCTCGGCAATATGATATTTGTTGGTTGTGTGGACGCAACTCGAGCTCTCTTGCAGCATGAGAAATCGTTGTTCCTCTGCAATACTAAGAAACTAGC tgaAGAAATGTTTTACCAGATAATGCTGTACGAATTTGGAAATCTTGGCGAGATTAGATTCACG AATCAGTTAGCATTGGCTAAATTGTGTAAAATGGGGTTGGACTCACCTGCGGCTGGTTGGACTGATGACGACGAGGCGGGCAAAAAAGAGGATTACTCGAAGCAGGTCGAGCAATTGCTTGTCTCGAAGGCTCCAATGTTGAAAGATTACTTTTCAATCGATATTGATCAGGAAGGGAATTTGAAAACCATTCCCTTACTTTTAG ATAATTACACTCCTGACCTTGGTGGGTTGCCATGGTACATAGTACAACTTGCCTGTGAAGTGAACTGGGATAATGAAAAGGAATGCTTTGAATCATTTTGCAGGGAAACAGCCAAGTTCTACAGTAAAATTGCTACTAACAATGTtgtaagtaggcctactcatGTTTTCACAAAATGTTCTCTTGAACAGCCATTTACATCAATGATTTTCTATTA G
- the LOC120354047 gene encoding uncharacterized protein LOC120354047 has protein sequence MNNAGIRGVCNKWFASFLADRSQQVRVGDALSSKRYSSCGVPQGSGLSAESFLIYINDLCEGNLIGSLTAFADDTALSYCAETKTQLTQMITSDVRRLNLWFQINSLEINAKKSKIIVFQLKSKAENTQPLAIPSHTDKCKNLDIDYNCDRIEESESVKYLGVIIDSKLSWAHHIQKLREELRVTCRKLYFIRKLCPKHLLRTL, from the exons atgaataacgcCGGCATAAGGGGAGTATGTAACAAATGGTTTGCAAGTTTCCTTGCGGACAGATCGCAGCAAGTGAGAGTAGGTGACGCATTAAGCTCCAAGAGATACTCATCCTGTGGCGTTCCGCAGGGATCAGGACTATCAGCCGAATCATTCCTGatctatataaatgatttgTGCGAAGGAAACCTTATTGGATCGCTGACagcatttgctgatgacacagctctGAGCTACTGCGCTGAAACTAAGACTCAGCTGACACAAATGATTACAAGCGATGTACGCCGTTTGAACCTGTGGTTTCAAATTAACTCCCTCGAGATCAACGCTAAAAAGTCAAAAATTATCGTCTTCCAACTAAAATCTAAAGCAGAAAACACACAACCTCTAGCTATTCCCTCTCATACCGATAAGTGCAAAAATCTTGACATAGACTACAACTGTGACAGAATTGAGGAGTCTGAGTCTGTAAAATACTTAGGCGTAATAATCGATTCCAAGCTCAGCTGGGCACACCACATACAAAAATTGAGAGAAGAGTTAAGGGTGACatgtagaaaattatatttcatccgCAAACTCTGCCCTAAGCACTTGCTGAGAACGCTATA G